One Vigna unguiculata cultivar IT97K-499-35 chromosome 7, ASM411807v1, whole genome shotgun sequence genomic region harbors:
- the LOC114189786 gene encoding auxin-induced protein 22B-like, translating to MESTVTYETDLNLKATELRLGLPGTEETQEKTLSPAVRITNKRPLTETSSEDTVSNAKKNVETETPPPAKAKIVGWPPIRSYRKNSFQENEGAGIYVKVSMDGAPYLRKIDLKVYGGYTQLLKALENMFKLTIGEYSEKEGYKGSDYAPTYEDKDGDWMLVGDVPWDMFVTSCKRLRIMKGSEARGLGCGV from the exons ATGGAAAGCACTGTCACATATGAGACTGATCTCAACCTCAAGGCAACTGAGCTCAGATTGGGACTCCCAGGAACAGAAGAAACTCAGGAAAAAACACTGTCTCCAGCTGTTAGAATTACCAACAAAAGGCCATTGACTGAAACTTCTTCTGAGGACACTGTTTCTAATGCTAAAAAAAATGTGGAAACTGAGACACCACCTCCTGCAAA GGCAAAGATAGTGGGGTGGCCACCAATCAGATCTTATAGAAAAAACAGTTTTCAGGAGAATGAGGGTGCTGGGATTTATGTGAAAGTAAGCATGGATGGAGCACCTTATCTTAGGAAGATTGACCTGAAGGTATATGGAGGCTACACACAACTTCTCAAAGCTCTAGAAAACATGTTCAAGTTGACCATAG GTGAGTACTCTGAAAAAGAAGGTTACAAAGGATCTGACTATGCACCAACATACGAAGACAAGGACGGTGACTGGATGTTAGTTGGAGATGTTCCATGGGA CATGTTTGTGACTTCTTGCAAAAGGCTGAGAATCATGAAAGGATCAGAGGCAAGGGGTTTAGGTTGTGGTGTATGA
- the LOC114191597 gene encoding alpha-mannosidase I MNS4, with protein MGGAQIRSMLLWVLLFLAAYAYLADGVFPEEVRQLRDEAREMFYHAFNGYMDHAFPLDELRPLSCAGEDTLGGYALTLIDSLDTLALLGDRQRFATSVEWLGKNIRFDINKTVSVFETTIRVLGGLLSAHLIASDYATGMRVPSYDNQLLNLAEDLARRLLPAFDTPTGIPFGSVNLLHGVDKHESKITSTAGGGTLTLEFGVLSRLTNDPIFEQVTKNAVRGLWARRSKLNLVGAHINVFTGEWTQKDAGIGTSIDSFYEYLLKAYLLFGDEEYLYIFQEAYAAAMHYLYHDPWYVEVNMDSAAIVWPLFNSLQAFWPGLQVLAGDINPAIRTHAAFLSVWRRYGFTPEGFNLASLSVQHGQKSYPLRPELIESTYWLYKATRDPRYLDAGRDMIASLQYGTRCPCGYCHISDVEHHKQEDHMESFFLAETVKYLWLLFDLAVGPDNLVENGPYKYVFSTEGHLLPATPQISLAREHCLYYGAYCRSGDLRQTYFVPESEKDKKEPNDTKFYDSWTKRDTYSSDYTTFEPRAVSGSIKGFCPGLNHGQKFGLLYAHLIDERRDYETNQVQQKESTTVQSHSVLVLRSQSSEHLVPEYGSDRNDSQTPQSDSTP; from the exons ATGGGAGGGGCTCAGATCCGTTCAATGTTGCTATGGGTATTATTATTCTTAGCAGCCTATGCCTATCTCGCCGATGGCGTTTTTCCGGAAGAGGTGAGACAACTGCGAGACGAGGCTCGTGAAATGTTTTATCACGCTTTCAATGGCTACATGGACCACGCTTTTCCCCTCGACGAATTGAGGCCCCTTTCATGTGCAGGAGAGGATACCCTCGGTGGCTATGCCTTAACATTG ATTGATTCTTTAGACACTTTGGCATTACTTGGTGACCGCCAACGCTTTGCCACCTCTGTTGAATGGCTTGGTAAAAATATCCGCTTTGATATA AATAAAACTGTTTCTGTGTTTGAGACCACTATCAGGGTTCTCGGAGGATTACTTTCGGCTCATCTTATTGCCTCTGATTATGCTACG GGCATGAGAGTTCCGTCATATGATAATCAGTTACTAAACTTAGCTGAAGATCTTGCCAGGAGATTGTTACCTGCATTTGATACCCCTACAG GGATTCCATTTGGATCTGTAAATTTGTTACATGGAGTTGATAAACATGAAAGTAAG ATAACTTCAACAGCAGGTGGTGGGACCTTGACTCTTGAATTTGGTGTTCTAAGTCGTCTAACAAATGACCCTA TTTTTGAACAAGTCACCAAAAATGCAGTGCGTGGACTTTGGGCACGGCGTTCAAAGCTTAATCTGGTTGGTGCTCATATTAATGTTTTTACAGGTGAATGGACACAAAAG GATGCTGGGATAGGAACTAGTATTGACTCTTTCTATGAGTATCTGTTGAAG gcatatttattatttggaGACGAAGAGTACTTGTATATATTCCAAGAAGCTTATGCTGCTGCTATGCATTATCTTTACCATGACCCTTG GTACGTAGAAGTGAATATGGATTCTGCTGCTATTGTCTGGCCATTATTTAATAGTCTGCAGGCATTTTGGCCTGGTCTTCAG GTTTTAGCTGGAGATATCAATCCTGCAATTCGCACCCATGCTGCCTTCTTGAGTGTCTGGAGAAGATATGGTTTTACCCCTGAGGGATTCAATCTTGCAAGTCTCAGTGTTCAG CATGGGCAAAAGAGTTACCCACTGCGGCCAGAGCTAATTGAGAGCACCTATTGGCTGTACAAAGCTACCCGAGATCCTAG ATATCTTGATGCTGGGAGGGACATGATTGCTAGTTTGCAATATGGAACACGATGCCCTTGTGGGTACTGTCACATTTCAGATGTTGAGCATCACAAACAAGAAGATCACATGGAGAGCTTCTTCTTAGCTGAGACA GTCAAGTATCTGTGGCTGCTGTTTGATTTGGCTGTGGGTCCTGACAACCTTGTGGAAAATGGGCCATACAA GTACGTATTCAGCACTGAAGGTCATTTACTGCCTGCTACTCCTCAAATCTCCCTAGCGAGGGAACATTGTTTATACTATGGGGCTTATTGTAGAAGTGGTGATTTGAGACAAACTTACTTTGTACCAGAGTCTGAGAAAGATAAGAAAGAACCCAATGATACTAAATTTTATGATAGTTGGACTAAAAGAGATACATATTCTTCAGATTACACCACTTTCGAGCCAAGAGCCGTTTCTGGTTCGATTAAG GGTTTCTGCCCAGGATTAAATCATGGACAGAAGTTTGGTTTATTATATGCACATTTAATTGATGAACGTCGTGATTATGAAACCAACCAAGTTCAACAGAAAGAATCAACTACCGTGCAAAGCCATTCAGTATTGGTTCTTCGTAGCCAGAGTTCTGAGCATTTGGTACCAGAATATGGCAGTGACCGTAATGATAGTCAGACACCTCAATCAGACAGTACCCCTTAA